A single region of the Gossypium arboreum isolate Shixiya-1 chromosome 12, ASM2569848v2, whole genome shotgun sequence genome encodes:
- the LOC108478455 gene encoding protein SHORT-ROOT-like, whose translation MDEEDFSASSSKQYYPYYPHPQPHPSATGTTTTTATSIHHAFETSEFSTLSPARDLTLDFSGKWANDILMETATAIADRNSGRFQQLIWMLNELSSPYGDTDQKLGSYFLQALFSRMTDSGERCYRTLASVSEKTCSFETTRKMALKFQEVSPWTTFGHVACNGAIMEAFEGESKLHIIDISSTYCTQWPTLLESLATRTDETPHLKLTTIVATKNGGVPGSSTSGTAAGSLAAVQDIMKEIENRMEKFARLMGVPFKFNVIHHGGDLCELDLSKLDIKEDEALAINCVGTLHSIRAVDNRRDMMISNFKKLQPRIITVVEEEADLDVGVDGMEFVKGFQECLRWFRVYFEALDESFARTSNERLMLERAAGRAIVELVACAPSESVERREPANRWSRRFHGSGFNPLVLSDEVCDDVRALLRRYKEGWSMTQSSDAGIFLSWKGQPVVWASAWRP comes from the coding sequence ATGGATGAAGAAGATTTCTCTGCATCTTCTTCTAAACAGTACTATCCTTACTATCCGCACCCCCAGCCCCACCCTTCTGCCACCGGCACCACCACTACTACGGCCACCAGCATACACCATGCCTTTGAAACTTCTGAATTCTCCACTCTCTCCCCTGCTCGTGACCTCACCTTAGATTTCTCCGGTAAGTGGGCTAACGATATCCTCATGGAAACAGCAACCGCTATTGCAGATCGGAACAGCGGACGTTTCCAGCAGCTCATATGGATGCTCAACGAGCTTAGTTCACCTTACGGTGACACCGACCAGAAGCTTGGTTCTTACTTTCTCCAAGCATTGTTTAGCCGCATGACCGACTCTGGTGAGCGTTGCTATCGAACCTTAGCCTCGGTATCTGAGAAAACCTGTAGTTTCGAGACAACAAGGAAGATGGCATTGAAGTTTCAAGAGGTAAGTCCCTGGACTACCTTTGGTCACGTTGCTTGTAATGGTGCAATTATGGAAGCTTTCGAAGGTGAAAGCAAGTTACATATAATTGATATAAGCAGCACTTATTGCACTCAATGGCCAACCTTGCTTGAATCCCTAGCGACCCGCACCGATGAAACCCCACATTTGAAGCTGACCACAATCGTTGCTACCAAAAACGGTGGCGTTCCAGGGAGTAGTACTTCAGGAACTGCAGCAGGAAGCTTAGCTGCAGTCCAAGATATAATGAAAGAAATAGAAAACCGAATGGAGAAGTTCGCTAGGCTTATGGGAGTTCCCTTCAAATTCAACGTAATACACCATGGCGGTGATTTATGTGAGTTAGATTTATCAAAACTTGATATAAAAGAAGATGAGGCCTTAGCTATCAACTGCGTTGGCACGTTGCATTCCATCAGAGCCGTTGATAATCGTAGAGATATGATGATATCGAATTTCAAGAAACTGCAGCCAAGAATAATCACGGTTGTGGAAGAAGAAGCTGATCTTGATGTAGGGGTTGATGGGATGGAGTTCGTAAAGGGTTTCCAAGAATGTTTAAGatggtttagggtttattttGAAGCCCTGGATGAGAGCTTCGCTAGAACAAGCAATGAAAGGTTGATGCTGGAACGTGCAGCTGGTCGAGCCATAGTTGAGTTGGTGGCTTGTGCACCATCCGAGTCCGTAGAGAGACGCGAGCCGGCCAATCGATGGTCAAGACGGTTCCATGGAAGTGGGTTTAACCCCCTGGTTTTGAGTGATGAAGTGTGCGATGATGTACGCGCCTTGTTGAGAAGGTATAAGGAAGGTTGGTCCATGACACAGAGTTCCGACGCCGGAATATTCTTGTCTTGGAAAGGTCAGCCAGTGGTTTGGGCTAGTGCATGGCGGCCTTGA